The genome window AAAAGTTGTGCTGCCCAACCAAGCGGAAGGTTAAAAGGATATTCGTTGATACTTTGAACCGAGAAATAAATATCATTAATTTTAAAATACTCAGGATGTCACTCGATCTTATTTTGTGCCAAATATTTGCTGATATCATCGCCGTTTTTAATATTATTAAATTCTTCATCGTTTAAAAAGTCACTAAAATTAATAATTTTTAAATTCAAATCAAGCAAATCGCGAAGTGAAGCAATCCTTGCACGAAAACCAGTCGAGGAAATGTTTGCCCGCAAAAGATTCACTTGTTGAAGTAAAGAAACATCATTTTTTTCATAAACTATAATAAAATAGCGATGATGCAAATAAGAATCAAAATTAAGAATATCACTTTTGTATTCTTGGCATAATTCTGCACCTAAATTTTCTATGCATTCATCTTGATGTTGTAAAAAAAATAATTTATTTTTAGTTAAATCGTTAGGGTGAGCAATTTTTACAATTGAAATTCGGTTATTTATCGAGTTAAGACTGACAGTTAGTTGTTGAAGAATCTGCTCAATTTTTTCAGATCCGATGCTAAAAATATCCTGGCCATTGATCTCAATTCCGCCAACAAAACCACCTCCAACTTTGATAAAATCCTGTTTTGCGCGGGTGTAAGGCAATAAATTTCTCGTATTTGCACTAGTTTTTGCAATTTTTGTATAAATTTTAGGTCGCGAAATGTATAAAATCATATACCAAAGAATTTTATATCCCTTAAGATCTCAGTTTTTATAGTGTTTTATGAGTGGTGCTGTCAAAATTAGAAACAAACTTGCTGAAATTAAAATTTTTCATAGAACAAAAATGTTTTCAGGTAAAGCAAAACTGATACTTGCCGATAAGAAAAACATGAACATAATAATCGGCAAATCAATCAAAGTGATTTTTCGAAAAATTTGAATTTGAACATTTTTAATTCGTTTATTCTGTAATTTCATTAGTTTTTTCCGTTTTTTATCTAAAAGTGTTTATTTTTATTCATCTTTTTTACCAGTAGTTTCTGGTGTTGTATCATCAGTTTTGTTCTTGATTTCTATTTGTTTTTCAAAATCAGGTTTCATATTTTCTTGATTTTTTTTTATTTTTTTCAAGTTTAGACTTGCATCTTGATCTTTTAACTCTATTTTTTTATCTATATTTACAGTTTTTTCATCTTTTTTAACTAAATCTGCTTGATTTTCAACAGTTTTTTTCTTTCTTCCTCTAGGTTTTTTCTCTTTTTCTTCGATAGTTTTTACCTTTTTTACCTTTTTTTCAGGTTTTTCGTTATCGCTTGTTATAGTTTTTTTTGCATTTTTGGTCACTTTTTTTGCTGTTTTTTCTTCGCTTTTTACCTTTTTTTCCCTGGTTTTTCGCTTAGGTTTTTCTTCATCGTCGGGTAATTTACCTCAAAATCATTCTCAAAAACCTTGTTTTTTTGGTTCCACAACTGAATTTATTTCCGATTTTTCTGTTTTGTATGCCGAAAACTCAGTTGTAGAAGCGTCTTTTTCAGCCAAATCTTGCTCTTCAGATACTTTTACAATACTTTTTTCTTCTGGTTTTTGAACTTCCCCTTTTGAAAACTCAGTTGTAGAAGCGTCTTTTTCAGCCAAATCTTGCTTTTTAGACGCCGCTGTAATGCTGTTTTCAATAGATTTTTCAGTTTTTTCGATGTTATTATCATCTACAAGCTCTGTTTTTTCAGTGTTATTTTCGCTGTTAACTTCCACTTCACCGTCTTTTTTAGCATTATTCTCTAATTTTTCTTCCACTTTGCTGCTTTTTTCATTAGAATTTTCAATCTTATTTTCATCTTTTTTGTCTGAATTTTGAGTCACGCTTTTTATATTAATTTTGTCTACCTTATTTTCCTTATTTTCAAGTTTTGCAACTTCGTCGCTATTATTTGGATTGTTATTTGTTTTTTTGTTTTTTCTAAATAATTGACCTATTTTGTCAAAAAAAAGTTTTGCTGGACCTTTTTTTTGATTAGGATTTAGGGCTTTTTTTGCGCGATATTCCCTAAATTTTTTTGTACCAAATTTCAATCCTTTATACCCCAAAACAGAACCCGCAACAACCGAGGAACCGACTCCTAAAAGTTCGGGTAATCTTCAGCCACTTGATTTTGAACTAGGCAGTAGCGAATTGTCAACAATATTAAAAGGGTTTTTTTTCTTTTTTGAAAACAAATTACCAACATCTAAATTAGCATTTTTGGCATTTCGACCTAAATTTATCATCGCAGCACTTGCACCTGCAAGTGCTACTCCCCCAACTTTTAAGGTCGATGAGGCAAGTCTTTGTTGGTGTTCAAGCGCTCCTTCTTGACCAAATTGCGAAGCAATTTGGCGAGTAAAAGAAGCGATTGCCAAACCACCACCGATTATGAAAGCAATTCTGAATAAAAATCGGAAAATTTGTTGACTTTTTACTTGGCTTAAATCGATTAGATCTGCAACTTTGTAAGTTGATGAAATTCAAATCAGGAATAAATTAAAACTGACTTGATAAACAATAATTATTGCAAATTGACCCAAAAAATTTTTAGTTCAAGATTTTAGTCTGCTTCCGTCATCCCAGATGCTGCTGATTGCTCAAACAGGCATTGTTAAAAAATTCATAAAAAGTTGTGCTGATGCTGTAAATCAGGAAATAAAACTTATACCCAAAATGTAGGCGATAACAATTGATGATGCCGAAAGTGTAATAATTAAACTAATCGCCTCACCAGATTCCATTGATGAAAAAGTTGTATAATATGGAGAACCGAAGCTTTCTGAAATTAGTTTTATTTCTTCATCGGTAAATTTATCACTTGCCGATCTTAACATCACGCTAATTAAATTCTGATCTCCACGAATGTAGTCATTAATTAAAAAAAGTGTCGACTGAATTGTAATAAGAAGTGCAAAAAAAATAATCGGGAAAAGAAAAATAAAGGCAAAAGAACCAATACCAACTTTTCCCATCGCGATAATTTCGCTGTCAGCCGACCTTTTACGGATTAGCAAAAATTTAATATACCGTAAAACAAAAACGAGAAAACCCATTGAAATCGATGTGATCGCAAAAATTCAAAAACCGATCGGTAGACTTTCGAAAGAAAAAGTTTCCCTTTGAAAAAGCGCGTTCACAATTATATTAATTCCAATTTGGTCAAAAATAAAATTGAAAAATGCAATAATCGATAAAGGTAAATAAACCAATAAATATCAACCTAAAATAAAAAAAGGATAAGTAATTAAACTAATTAAACCATTAAAAAGTCAACCAAACATTATCCAGAACTTCCTTTAGCTGCTGAACTAGCAACAGAAATGATTACTGTGGATAATCCAAGTGCAACTAAAATGATGACAAAACCGATCGACGATCAAATTAGTGCCTTTTTTCATTTGTCTCGCTTTTCAACATCGTGAGAAATTGCTAACATTGTTGCAAAAAACACAACTGATGCAACAAGTATACCTCCGGCAATTGGCATCCCGATTTGAGTTAAATATTTAACTCATTTTTGCAAAGTGTCTGAAAGAGTCGAGAGTCCTTTCCCCACTTCTCCTATGTCATTAAACAAACTTAAAATATACATTATTCTCCCCTCGATCTACTTTCGTAATAAACATCTCTTATTTCGGTAATTCAATTTGCGCCTTGATAAATTAGATCAGAACAACCTTTAAAATCAAGTTCATCTTCTTCATCTTTATCAAAAAAGCAATAAATTTCTTTACCAAAATCAAGAAAATAGTTAACTAAATTTTGTGAACCGCCAATTTGACGGATTGAATAGACAACCAAAAAATTAGCAAGCGCGGCCACTAAACGGTTCCGTTCAATTAAACGCTTTTTATTTATATTAGTTCCGTTAGGATATTCGGATATAAACAAAATTTTTTCATAATCTGAAAAATCATCAAAAAGCCAAGGATTTTGAACCCCATTTGCTGAAACCGCAATAATTGGGATCTCGTTTAAACGGAAATATTCCATTATTTTTTGTTCAACACCTTTATAACCGTTTGTAACTAAAGTATGACGCTTAATAATTTGGTCTAATGACCGATTGAAAAATTCCTGAATTTTCGAGTTATATTTTTCGCCAATAAGCGAAGTTTTTGGACTTTTACTATTAAGAATTTCAATATCACCACGATAAAATAAAACATAAGGTGGGTTTTTAAGTATTTGAAATGATTCGGGATAATTTTGATCAACAATTGTAATTGCCTTTATTTCGCCAGAGTCAACTTTTTTCTGAATTTCAAAAAGTTCTTCTTTTGTTACTTCTTCATTTGTTTGAACAGCTTTTTGAATTGATTTATAATCACCTTTATATTTGATGGCATAGTGAATTAAAGTGTTCTTCATTTTCCTTCCTTTCAATTATAAATTAAGAAATTTTAGTCTTTCAGATTGAAAAAAAACTTTTACTTCAAAAAGTTTTTTTATTGTCTTTTTTTTGGAGAAAAGATTTTAAATTTCTTAAACTTATTTTTAGGCTTTAATAAAAAACTGGATGCATAAATCTAATCAAAAACAAACTGAATATATTTGTTTTCTTGAAAAAATCAATCTAAAACCCATCCACTAAAACACCTTTTACTCGATTTTAGACTGATTTTTTCGATCTTAAAAATGAAAAGTGTAGACATTTTTTCACTTTTATCAAACATTTTAGGTAAAATTATGATAAAAAGATAACAAAAATTCCCCTTTATTGTTAAATAAGTGTTATAGACAATTTATTATTCTAAATTTTAAATATACTCGAGAATATTTTGGACTAGACATTTTTTATAAATAAAATGAAAATAATATGAAGGAAAATAAAATGCCACATAACTTTTTTAGCTTTAACGAAGCAACAAGAGTCCAAATACCAGCATTAGTTCATCTTACAAGACTTGGTTATGAGTATGTGGGCAAAATTTCAAAGGATTCTAATGTTAAATACGATTCTGATACTAACATATTAATAGAAATTTTTGAGAATCAGTTTAAAAAATTAAATCCTAACTTTGAGGGTGAAGTTAAAAAAATTTTAGAAAAAATTAGGCAAGAACTAAATTTTAATGACATTGGCAAAGCCTTTTATAAAAGATTAGTTTCAGTTAGTGAAAAATTAATTGACTTTGAAAATATCGAAAATAATGTCTTTCATTTTACAGCGGAATTTACCTATAAAAATGGAAACGAGGAATTCAGACCAGATATAACTTTGTTTGTCAACGGTTTGCCACTAGTTTTTATTGAGGTTAAAATACCAAATAACGAAGATGGTATGATCGCTGAACGTAAACGGTTGGAAGACAAAAGATATTCAAATTCCAGTTTTCGAAGATTTTTTAACATCACACAACTAATGATATTTTCTAATAATATGGAATATCCAGATTTAGGGGGAATAACACCAATTGAAGGTGCTTTTTATGCAACAGCCGCAAAAGATAAATCTTTTTTTAACTATTTTAGAGAAGAACCTGTTAATGGTGATGAGTTTTACTTTTATAATAATTTTTTGTATAAAAGTATTAATCCTGAAATTGAAAAGAAAATTTTAGCCGATTTTAACTCACAAATATTACATAATTTACCAGAATATCAAAGAAATTTGGAAAAAACTACCCCGACAAATAGGATAATCACCTCAATGTGCAGTCCAGAAAGACTTTTATTTTTAATAAAATACGGAATTGCATATGTAAATTCAAGAAAAGAAGAAGATGAAAAACTCATTGAAATTCAGCAAAAACACATAATGAGATATCAGCAAATGTTTGCCCTACTTGCACTTAAAGATAAAATTACCCAAGGGATAAAATCAGGAATTATTTGGCATTCGCAAGGAAGCGGAAAAACGGCGCTTTCATATTATTTAACTAAATATTTAAGCGATTATTTTGCAAGTAAAAATCAAGTTGCCAAATTTTACTTCATTGTTGATAGAATTGATTTATTAGAACAAGCAAAACAAGAATTTGAAGATAGAGGTTTATCAGTTAAGGTCGCCAGAAATAGAGCAGAATTTACGGAGCAATTTCGAAAAAACCAATCAAAAGAAGGGAATGGTGGGAATTTAGAAATTACAGTTGCTAATATCCAAAAATTTGATAAGAATGATAAAACCAAAATCTCGCTTAAATACGGAATTAATTTGCAAAGGGTTTTTATAATCGACGAAGCTCACCGTGGTTATAAAATTGAAGGCACTTTTTTATCCAATTTGCTTAATGCTGATAAAGATTCAATAAAAATCGCTCTAACTGGAACACCACTTTTAAATAAAGAGCAAGCAACTAAAAAAGTATTTGGCAATTATATACATACTTATTATTATAACAAGTCCGTTAATGATGGTTATACTTTAAAAATTATTCGAGAAGATATCGAAGTTTCATATCGCCAAAAACTTATGGAAATATATGATCGTATTTTTATTGGGGTTGAGGAAAAAGATATTAAAATTAAAGAAATAATCGAACATAAATCCTATGTAAGCGAGTTTTCTAAATACATTATTTCCGATCTAAATGAATTCAGAAAAGTTTGAAATGATAAAACTCTTGGAGCAATGATTGTTTGTGAAAGTGCAGAACAAGCACGAAAAATATACGAAATTTTCGATCAAGTTCAAGATAGTCTAAATGAAAAGAATTCTGCTGGAACCAGACTAAAAGCAGAATTAGTTTTGCATAATGCTGGCGATAAAGAAACAAGAAAAAAAATCATCAATAACTTTAAAAAAAATATGGGAATTGATGTTCTTATTGTTTTTAAAATGTTATTAACTGGTTTTGATGCCCCAAGATTAAAACGATTATATTTAGCACAAAAACTACAAGATCACACTTTATTACAAGCAATTACTCGTGTTAATAGACCCTATGGAAATATGCGTTATGGTTATGTTATTGATTTTGCAGATATCAAGAAAAATTTTGAAGAAACTAATAAAAGATATTTAAATGAACTTGCAAATTTTAATAATGATGAAATAAATCTTGATTTTAATGATATTTTAGAAGATAAGGATAAATTACTTGAAAAAGTTAGAAAAGCAAAAAATATATTAGTTGAATACAAAACTACCAATTTAGAGGATTTTGTAAGTCAAATTTCTGGAATTAATCAGAAAAGAACTTTGTTAGAACTTAAAAAAATTCTCATTGATGCAAGAGATGCTTATAACATTGTTAGAAGTTTTGGTAATGATGAACTTAAAGAGAAATTTTCAAAAATTCAGATTGTCAGTTTGTCTCAATTTATTATTGAATTGCAGAAAAGAATTAAAATGATTAACCAAAAAGAAGCATTTGAATCCTCTGATCTGATAAAACCGATATTCAACTTGGCAATGTTGAATTTTGAATTCAGTTTTAATAAAAATTTTGAAGAAGAACTAGATATTGTATCAAAAACTGAATTTGAGGAAAAAGTAAAATTAGTAAGACAGATGTTAATCAAAAACAGTGATTTTGGTAATTTAGATCCGAAAATTGCTCCATTAATATTTGAATTAATAAAACGTATGGAGAAAAAAGGTTTTAGTCAAAAAATAGAATCAATGGAAGAATACTATGAATTATACCAACTTTTTAAATCTATTTATACTGAAGGAAAAATATCCCTAAATAAAAATCAAGAATTAGCAGCAAAATATAATAATGATGCAAAATTTGTTCGCATTCACAAGGCAATAAGAGAGGAGAATCAAGAAAGAGAAAAGGATGGAAAAGATTATATTATTTCTCAAAACGAATATGAAATAGTTGATCTTTTAAATTTCATTAAAGAAAATCTAGATAAACAAATTTATGATAACAAGAATATCTTAAATCAACCACATTTTTTTGACATAATTATAATGACTGAAGTATCAAAAGCATTTAAAAGAATAGGGATAAATGGTGATAAAGATGCTAAATCTAAAAGAGAATTTCTTAAAGATCTAATTAAAAAGGAATATCTAAAACAATTAAATAACAAAGGAGATTTTTAAAAATGAATTTATCAGTAAGAGAAAAAACAATTAAATTAATCGACGAATTAAAATCAACCTGCCAAATTTATGGTATGGGAAATGATGGCAATGAATATAAAGTTATTACTCAAATTTTTTTATATAAATTTCTAAATGATAAATTTGGTTATGAAATTAAAAAAATAAGCAAAGAATTAAATAATGCTGAAAAATGAGAAGAAACTTATTCTAATATGTCAAAAGAGAGTCGTGATAATTTATTCGACGAACTTGGACCAACAATTCCACGATTAGATCCTGAACATTTAATTGCAAATCTTTGGAATCAACAAAATAAAGGTAATTTTGCATCAATTTTTGATGCTACATTGGTTAGTATCGCGACTAAAAACGAAGATATTTATGTAACTCAAACAGTCGAAGGTTCTAAAAGCCAGTTTTTTGAGCCCCTCACAGTTTATATCGAAGATGAAAGTCGGCGTTCCGCATTTGCTACAGCATTAATCGATAAATTAGTTAATTTTTCATTTGAAGAAGTTTTTGGTGAGGGTTATGATTTTTTCGCGACTATATTTGAATATTTAATAAAAGATTATAACACTAACGGCGGTGGAAAATATGCTGAATATTACACACCACAATCAATTGCAACTATTATGGCTCGTTTATTAGTGGGTGAAGATGGTGATTATCACAGTGTTGAAGTTTATGATCCTTCTGCTGGATCGGGAACACTTGTAATTGCGCTTTCTCACCAAATTGGTGAAGAAAAATGCACAATTTATACGCAAGATATTTCACAAAAAAGTAATAAAATGTTAAAATTAAACTTTATTTTAAACGGTCTTGTTCAATCACTGGAATATACAATTCGGGGTGATACACTAATTTCGCCTTATCATAGAACCGATGATAGAAAAGATTTAAGAACTTTTGACTTTGTTGTTTCTAATCCGCCTTTTAAAATGGATTTTGCCGAAAACCGCGAAAAACTAGCAGATATGCCAGCAAGATTTTGAGCTGGAGTTCCTAAAATTCCTGAAAAGAAAAAGGAAAGTATGGCAATTTATACCTTGTTTATCCAACATGTTATAAATTCATTAAAACAGAAAACTGGAAAAGGTGCAATCGTTATTCCGACTGGGTTTATAACTGCAAAATCAGGTATCGAAGCAAAAATTCTTAAAAAAATTGTTGATGACAAAATTGTCTGTGGTTGTATAAGTATGCCCTCAAATGTTTTTGCCAACACTGGAACTAATGTTTCAGTACTATTTTTTGATAATGCCCGAAATCATAATAAAGTTATCTTAATTGATGCATCAAAATTAGGCGAGGACTATCAAGATGGTAAAAATAAAAAAAGAAGATTGACAGAAAAAGATATTAATTTAATTATTAACACATTTCGCAACAAAGAAAGTGTTGATGATTTTTCAGTTGCAGTTAGTTATGATGAAATTAAAGACAAAAATTATTCGCTTTCAGCTGGGCAGTATTTTGATATTAAAATCGACTATATTGAAATGAGTCCTACTGAATTTGAGACCAAAATGACTGAATATAAAACACAACTTCAGGAATTTTTTCAAGAAAGTCAAAAATTAGAAAAAGAAATTATGGAGCAATTGGATAAATTAAAGTATGGGAACAACAAAAAAAGTTAAACTTAGTGAAATTGCTCGCTTTATTGCAGGACAATCACCAGAATCAAAATATTTTTCTAGAGATTCTAGTCTAACTCCATTTATGCAGGGTAATAAGTCTTTTGGAAGACTTTTTCCTCAAATTAATAATTATACTTCAAAAATTATTAAAATTGCAAAACCTGGAGATATTTTAATCAGTGTGAGAGCACAAGTTGGTGATTTAAACATTTCTAACAAGAATATTTGTATAGGTCGTGGTTTAGGAGTTATTAGCGGGATAAAAATTGATAATAAAAGTCTTTATTTTGTAATAAAAAATAATATTAAAAATTTTATTAAAAAAGCAAATGGAAGCACTTTTTCTTCTGTCACTAAAGATGATATAAACAATATGGAACTAATAATTCCAGAAAAAGGACTAGATAATATCACAAATCTTTTGTGAAAAATTGAAAGCAAAATAACAATGAACCAACAAATAAACGATAATTTATTATCTTTTGCTCGTAAAAAATATATGCATTATTTTTTTAAAAAAACTGCAAATGGCAAGATAAAAAATGTAATTTTTGAAGCTGAAAAATCAAAAATTTTGGTTGGTCAAGCAAAAACCTGCAATGGCAAATATCCTTTTTTTACAAGCGGTTCGTCAATTTTATCATGAGATAAGTATTTTGTTGATGGAAGATATTGTTTTCTTAATACTGGCGGGAATGCTGACGTAAAATTTTATGTTGGGAAATCAGCTTATTCTACCGATGCATGATGCATTTCCGCAAATAATAATATGGCAGATTATCTTTATCTTTTATTACTAACTATAAAAGAAGAGTTAGGTAAAAAATATTTCAAAGGTACTAGTCTAAAGCATTTGCAAAAAGAATTATTAAAACAGAAAGAAATTTATATACCAACAAATAGTGAGTTGTTATTTTTTAACAAAGTAATTCAACCTATGTTTGATTTAATTTCCAAAAATACAAAAGAAACCTTGAACTTAATTGGAATTCGCGATTTTCTTTTGCCACTTTTAATGAACGGGCAAGTAGAAATTAATTAGAAAACTAAATTATCGTTTATTTGTTATTTGTTTTTCCTCTTTATCCGATATATTTTTTATGTGCAGTTTTTACATTGGTTTGCTTGACCATTGCATATTTTAAAGTAGTATCGACCTTTTCGTGTCCTAAAAGTCGTTGAACTTGTTCGATTGGCATTCCTTTGTCAATTGCGATTGTTGCTAAAGTTCGTCTGAATTTATGCGGATGGACTTTTTTAATGTTTAATTTTTCGCCAATTTTTCTTAATCTAGATTCTATCCCGTTAATTCCAATTCTATTATAAGGTCATTTTAATGAGACAAAAAGTGCTTTATTATGATCAATTCTGGAATTTAAGTAATTTTTTAAGTGTATTTTTGTTCTTGCATCGAAATAAACTATTCGTTCCTTGTTTCCTTTTCCGATTACAATACATTCTCTCTCGTTAAAATCTATATCTTCAATGTTTAGTTTAACAAGTTCACCAACTCTCATTCCAGTCGATGCAAGTATGTCAATTAATGCTAAATCTCTAGAATTTTCAACATTATCACGCATAATTTCCAATTCTTCATCAGAATATGTTTCTT of Mesomycoplasma dispar contains these proteins:
- a CDS encoding Mbov_0396 family ICE element transmembrane protein, with the translated sequence MFGWLFNGLISLITYPFFILGWYLLVYLPLSIIAFFNFIFDQIGINIIVNALFQRETFSFESLPIGFWIFAITSISMGFLVFVLRYIKFLLIRKRSADSEIIAMGKVGIGSFAFIFLFPIIFFALLITIQSTLFLINDYIRGDQNLISVMLRSASDKFTDEEIKLISESFGSPYYTTFSSMESGEAISLIITLSASSIVIAYILGISFISWFTASAQLFMNFLTMPVWAISSIWDDGSRLKSWTKNFLGQFAIIIVYQVSFNLFLIWISSTYKVADLIDLSQVKSQQIFRFLFRIAFIIGGGLAIASFTRQIASQFGQEGALEHQQRLASSTLKVGGVALAGASAAMINLGRNAKNANLDVGNLFSKKKKNPFNIVDNSLLPSSKSSGWRLPELLGVGSSVVAGSVLGYKGLKFGTKKFREYRAKKALNPNQKKGPAKLFFDKIGQLFRKNKKTNNNPNNSDEVAKLENKENKVDKINIKSVTQNSDKKDENKIENSNEKSSKVEEKLENNAKKDGEVEVNSENNTEKTELVDDNNIEKTEKSIENSITAASKKQDLAEKDASTTEFSKGEVQKPEEKSIVKVSEEQDLAEKDASTTEFSAYKTEKSEINSVVEPKKQGFWEWFWGKLPDDEEKPKRKTREKKVKSEEKTAKKVTKNAKKTITSDNEKPEKKVKKVKTIEEKEKKPRGRKKKTVENQADLVKKDEKTVNIDKKIELKDQDASLNLKKIKKNQENMKPDFEKQIEIKNKTDDTTPETTGKKDE
- a CDS encoding Mbov_0395 family pilin-like conjugal transfer protein — its product is MGKGLSTLSDTLQKWVKYLTQIGMPIAGGILVASVVFFATMLAISHDVEKRDKWKKALIWSSIGFVIILVALGLSTVIISVASSAAKGSSG
- a CDS encoding DNA-processing protein DprA, whose translation is MKNTLIHYAIKYKGDYKSIQKAVQTNEEVTKEELFEIQKKVDSGEIKAITIVDQNYPESFQILKNPPYVLFYRGDIEILNSKSPKTSLIGEKYNSKIQEFFNRSLDQIIKRHTLVTNGYKGVEQKIMEYFRLNEIPIIAVSANGVQNPWLFDDFSDYEKILFISEYPNGTNINKKRLIERNRLVAALANFLVVYSIRQIGGSQNLVNYFLDFGKEIYCFFDKDEEDELDFKGCSDLIYQGANWITEIRDVYYESRSRGE
- a CDS encoding type I restriction endonuclease subunit R → MPHNFFSFNEATRVQIPALVHLTRLGYEYVGKISKDSNVKYDSDTNILIEIFENQFKKLNPNFEGEVKKILEKIRQELNFNDIGKAFYKRLVSVSEKLIDFENIENNVFHFTAEFTYKNGNEEFRPDITLFVNGLPLVFIEVKIPNNEDGMIAERKRLEDKRYSNSSFRRFFNITQLMIFSNNMEYPDLGGITPIEGAFYATAAKDKSFFNYFREEPVNGDEFYFYNNFLYKSINPEIEKKILADFNSQILHNLPEYQRNLEKTTPTNRIITSMCSPERLLFLIKYGIAYVNSRKEEDEKLIEIQQKHIMRYQQMFALLALKDKITQGIKSGIIWHSQGSGKTALSYYLTKYLSDYFASKNQVAKFYFIVDRIDLLEQAKQEFEDRGLSVKVARNRAEFTEQFRKNQSKEGNGGNLEITVANIQKFDKNDKTKISLKYGINLQRVFIIDEAHRGYKIEGTFLSNLLNADKDSIKIALTGTPLLNKEQATKKVFGNYIHTYYYNKSVNDGYTLKIIREDIEVSYRQKLMEIYDRIFIGVEEKDIKIKEIIEHKSYVSEFSKYIISDLNEFRKVWNDKTLGAMIVCESAEQARKIYEIFDQVQDSLNEKNSAGTRLKAELVLHNAGDKETRKKIINNFKKNMGIDVLIVFKMLLTGFDAPRLKRLYLAQKLQDHTLLQAITRVNRPYGNMRYGYVIDFADIKKNFEETNKRYLNELANFNNDEINLDFNDILEDKDKLLEKVRKAKNILVEYKTTNLEDFVSQISGINQKRTLLELKKILIDARDAYNIVRSFGNDELKEKFSKIQIVSLSQFIIELQKRIKMINQKEAFESSDLIKPIFNLAMLNFEFSFNKNFEEELDIVSKTEFEEKVKLVRQMLIKNSDFGNLDPKIAPLIFELIKRMEKKGFSQKIESMEEYYELYQLFKSIYTEGKISLNKNQELAAKYNNDAKFVRIHKAIREENQEREKDGKDYIISQNEYEIVDLLNFIKENLDKQIYDNKNILNQPHFFDIIIMTEVSKAFKRIGINGDKDAKSKREFLKDLIKKEYLKQLNNKGDF
- a CDS encoding HsdM family class I SAM-dependent methyltransferase, with protein sequence MNLSVREKTIKLIDELKSTCQIYGMGNDGNEYKVITQIFLYKFLNDKFGYEIKKISKELNNAEKWEETYSNMSKESRDNLFDELGPTIPRLDPEHLIANLWNQQNKGNFASIFDATLVSIATKNEDIYVTQTVEGSKSQFFEPLTVYIEDESRRSAFATALIDKLVNFSFEEVFGEGYDFFATIFEYLIKDYNTNGGGKYAEYYTPQSIATIMARLLVGEDGDYHSVEVYDPSAGSGTLVIALSHQIGEEKCTIYTQDISQKSNKMLKLNFILNGLVQSLEYTIRGDTLISPYHRTDDRKDLRTFDFVVSNPPFKMDFAENREKLADMPARFWAGVPKIPEKKKESMAIYTLFIQHVINSLKQKTGKGAIVIPTGFITAKSGIEAKILKKIVDDKIVCGCISMPSNVFANTGTNVSVLFFDNARNHNKVILIDASKLGEDYQDGKNKKRRLTEKDINLIINTFRNKESVDDFSVAVSYDEIKDKNYSLSAGQYFDIKIDYIEMSPTEFETKMTEYKTQLQEFFQESQKLEKEIMEQLDKLKYGNNKKS
- a CDS encoding restriction endonuclease subunit S, with the translated sequence MGTTKKVKLSEIARFIAGQSPESKYFSRDSSLTPFMQGNKSFGRLFPQINNYTSKIIKIAKPGDILISVRAQVGDLNISNKNICIGRGLGVISGIKIDNKSLYFVIKNNIKNFIKKANGSTFSSVTKDDINNMELIIPEKGLDNITNLLWKIESKITMNQQINDNLLSFARKKYMHYFFKKTANGKIKNVIFEAEKSKILVGQAKTCNGKYPFFTSGSSILSWDKYFVDGRYCFLNTGGNADVKFYVGKSAYSTDAWCISANNNMADYLYLLLLTIKEELGKKYFKGTSLKHLQKELLKQKEIYIPTNSELLFFNKVIQPMFDLISKNTKETLNLIGIRDFLLPLLMNGQVEIN
- the xerA gene encoding site-specific tyrosine recombinase/integron integrase encodes the protein MKKKIIKNILQKMQSCLNNQQIHKLENVLDNEFVKIFENKEENYSNQELINLFIDSKKLEGCSENTVKYYISTINSMFNGINKNANEIETSDLRQYLTNYQQINNSGKVTIDNIRRILSSFFSWLEDENHIIKSPARRIKKVKSPITIKETYSDEELEIMRDNVENSRDLALIDILASTGMRVGELVKLNIEDIDFNERECIVIGKGNKERIVYFDARTKIHLKNYLNSRIDHNKALFVSLKWPYNRIGINGIESRLRKIGEKLNIKKVHPHKFRRTLATIAIDKGMPIEQVQRLLGHEKVDTTLKYAMVKQTNVKTAHKKYIG